The window ACGGGTGTCGGGGGCATGGGCATCCACTGGGGTGCATCGACCCCGCGCCCCCACCAGTCAGAGCGCATCCCCTTCATCCCGCGAGCCGAAATGGATGCCGCCCTCCTCCACGCAGAAGACGTGCTCGGGGTGACGAAACAGACACCTCCCGGAAGGGGCCTGCCCGGCCGGATCTACGCGGCTATGGCAGCGGAGTTCGATGGGCCCGGTCTCACGCCGGTCGGCTTCATGCCCAACGCAATTCGCTGGGAAGGGGGACGCCTGACGTTCTCGGGCACGGGCACGATCCTCGGTGACATCGAAAAAACGGTTCCGGGCTTCGAGTTGAGACCAGAGACGCTTTGCCGACGGGTTCTCGTCGATGATGACGGTGTCGCGGTCGGGGCGCAGCTCCGCGACCTCAGCTCGGGAGAGGTCTACACCGTCCGTGCTGCCCGCGTGATCGTGTGCGCCGATGGGCTGCGCACGCCGCAGGTCCTGTTCGCCTCCGGAATCCGCCCCGACGCTCTCGGTCACTACCTCAACGAGCACTACCAGATGGCGTCGTTCGTGCAGCTGAGCGACGAATTCGACCCGGCCCGGTTCGATCGCGATCCGACCCGGCTCGGCAACGTCCTGATCCCGTTCTCCGACGCACGCCCGATGCAGGGCGGCGTCATGGCTCTTGCCGGATCGCCCTACGCCCTTCCTCTCGGAGCGGACGCCGCAGCCTCGCGACTTGGCATTGTCGCCTGGTACGCGGCGAAAGACATCCGATTTGAGGACGCGGTGGTGTTCAGTGACACCGAGACCGACCACTACGGCATGCCGAAGATGACCATCCAGTACTCACGCACCGAGCGCGACCTCATGACCATCGCGCAGATGCGGGAGAACTCCCTGCGCTCTGCCGCCCTGATCGGCACGCTCAACGAGCAGCCGACCCTCGCCGCGGGCGGCTCCTCGTTGCATTACCAAGGGACCGTGCGGATGGGGGCCTTCGACGACGGCAACTCCGTGTGCGACGCCCAGCTGAAGGTGTGGGGCATTGAGAACCTCTACCTCGGCGGCAACGGGGTGATCCCTACCGCGACCGCAGCGAACCCGACCCTGACCATGCTCGCGCTCGCCTGGCGAGCGGCGACCGAAGTCGCGACATCGCTCGCCGACGAGTTCAGCAGCGCGGCACACGCAGCCCGATGAGACCTCGGCCGATCCGCACGGCGATCATCGGGACAGGAATGATCGCCGCGGTGCACGCGCGGGCGGTGCGCGCGGCCGGCGGCGAGATCGTCGGTTTCCTCGGGTCACGGGCGGGGCGCGCCAAGCATCTCGCGGCACAATGGGACGCAGCCGAATTCGTTGATCTAAAGGCGTTGCTCGGCGCCGACGTTGATCTCGTGCAGGTGTGCACGCCCAACAGCACGCACGTCGCATACAGTAAGGCTTCCCTGCGAAGCGGCAAACACGTCATCTGCGAAAAGCCGCTGGCCACCTCCGTGAAGGACGCCGAGCAGTTGGCGGACCTAGCAATATCCTCCAACCTGGTGGCGACCGTGCCTTTCGTGTACCGCTATCACCCGATTATTCGTGAGCTCCGCGCGCGGCGTATCGGGGGCGAATTCGGAGACTGGAACGCACTGCATGGCTCGTACACCCAGGATTGGTTGCTGCACCCGGGAGCGGGAAACTGGCGAGTGGATGACAAAGCCGGCGGAGCCTCGCGCGCCTTCGCTGACATCGGTTCGCACTGGTGCGATCTAGTGGAGTTCGTCAGCGGGGAACGAATCGCATCAACCAGCGCGGTGTTCTCGACCGCCTTTCCAAACCGTCCAGTACGCTCGACGGCTGCCTTCGCGCAGGGGCAAGCCAGTACGTGGTGGGCCCCCGTGAGGACGGAGGACATCGCGATAGCAACTTTCATCACCAGCAACGGCGTGCCAGCCAACGTCATCGTCTCGCAGGTTGCTGCAGGCCGCCGAAACCGACTGTGGTTCGAACTGGACGGGTCGAAAGGGTCAGCCGCATTCGACCAGGAAAACCCCGAAACCGCCTGGCTCGGCGGACTCGATGGTGTCAGAATCACCGCTCGAGGAACCCAGCCGCTATCACCAGACCAATCGCGGCTCTCTTACCTTCCAGCCGGCCACGCCCAGGGCTACCAGGACTGCTTCAACGCGTTCGTGGCCGACACGTTCTCCGCCATACGGGGTACGCGCCCAGAGGGACTCCCTGACTTCACCGACGGCGTGCGTGCCACCCGCGTTATTGACGCAGTCGCTCGGTCCTCAGCGTCGCGCGCTTGGACCGACGTCGCGGGCACCGCCTGATCCGTCCCGGTCGCCTCAAGTGACGCAGTAGCCGTTCCATGAGTTCCACGTATTCCAGCAGGCACAATCCCGGGGCGGCCCGAGTTGCGAAGCGACTTATTCCTCATGGTGGGGTGGGTCGCCACGGTGCAGACCATCCGCTGTGCCTAGAGGCTCGCAAGAAGCACGGTGTCCCGCTGACTCATCGTCAGCGGGACACCGTGCTTGCGTGTTCAGTGGACGGAATGGGCAGCGTCGAGGATCACCTTCGTCACCTGCAGCGGCTTCGCGAGCATGGAGAGGTGTGGCGCGTTGACCTCGGTGACGGTTCCATGCGCCCTCTGAGCCATCAGTCGCTGCTCGGCGGGCGGAAGAAGCCGGTCGGCGGTGCCGATGACGAACCAGCTGGGGATGGTCTTCCAGGCCGGCGTTCCGACGAACGGAGTGCCGAGTGCGCCGAAGGTCACCGGGCTCTGCCCGGCTGCGAGCACATCCGTGACTGCGGAGGGGAGGCTCGCAGCGAACACCGACTTGAATTTGTCCGTGCGAATGTAGCTGTCCCAGTCGGCCTGCTGAGCGTCGGGTATGGGCAGCACGACGTTGAAGACCGTGCTCGGGTCTGCAACGTTCAGCAGCGACCCGGGCGATGCGTTGGTGAGAGTCTGAGCGTTCTCGTTGTTGTCCGGCGCGAAGGCGTCGATGTAGACCAGAGCTTTGACGTCCGGATCGGCAAGCGCTGCTCCGGTGATCACCATTCCCCCATAAGAGTGGCCGACCAATACGACGGGGCCGGTGGTGCGCTGCTGGATGAAGTCCGCTACCGCTTTGGTGTCCGTCTCGAGCCCGCGGAGCGGGTTCGGCGCGGCGAGCACTGTGTAGCCCGCAGCCTGAAGAGCCGCGGTTTCGGGGGCGAAGCTGGAGGCGTCGGCCCACGCTCCGTGCACGAGCACGATGGTCGGTTTTGTGGTGGAGGAAGCGGTGGCGGCGTGCTTGGTGGCGACCGCGGCGCTGCTGACCTGGGCTGGGATGGCGACGGCGAGCAGGCCGGCAATGGCAGCAGCGACGGCTGCGACTTTGATGCGTCGGGAGCGGGTGTGTGGCTTCATGGTTCCGAGTATGGTGGCGCTGCAGACGGAAAGTTTATGCAGGAAACGCATGGTATGCGCGGCAGTTTCGATAGCCGGACGGCGATAGTTAGCAGAGGCGCAGGACCTTTCAATTCGTCCGAGCGCATCATCCGGGAAGCAATCGGATGAGACCACGCGAAGGACCGCTACAAGCCCACCGACTCGGCAGCGAATTGGTCATCTTGATGCCGAGGTCGCGCTGCGCGGGCAGCCAGCGCAGCGAATCTACATGCCCCGGCGGCGGCCAACCGCTCACACTCGCGTACAGCAGCGATGGCTCCTGAAATGGTCAATCCGCTGGGTGCCCGACTTCAATAGGACGAACGGGCTTAGGGACGCGGCCCGCCGCTGGTGTCAGGGTTCGTTCCTTGCACAATCCGGCCCAGCATCATGTGGAACCACGCGCGATCTTCGGCGGGGATGGCGGAGAGACGATGGTCGATGGCGGCTTCCTTGGCTACGGCGACTGTGGCTTTGACCTCCAACCCTTTTGCGGTGATCTGAGGAATTCGGGCGCGGCGGTCGCGCGGCGAGACGCTTCGGTTGATCAGACCGCCCGCCTCCAGTCGGTCGAGCAGGGCGACGAGGGTGGTCTTGTCGATGCTGAGTTCGGCGGCGATCTGGCCCTGTGTGCGCTCTCCACCGTCGCTGATCAGGGCGAGCACCAGCCAGTCCCTCAAGTCGACCAGACCGGCGTCGCGGGTGACCGCGTTGAACGACTCGGCCAGCGAGTCCGCAGCTCGTTGGGCGAGCCAGGAGAGGTCTTGGCTCGGATCGGGAGAGTCGCGCGGGTCAGGAGCGTTCACAGCCCGATTATAACCGTTGCCAGATAGTCCGAGGTCGGATAATCTTGTTACGACCGGATGGAACACTCGACGGAGGTACCGCATGGACGACATCAGCAACAGACTGCGCAGGCTGGAAGACCGCCAAGCAATCGTCGACGTGGTCGTCCGCTACTGCGTCGCCGTGGACAGCCGGGACTGGGATCTGTACGCCGAGTGCTTCGCAGCGACCGTGCGCACCGATTCGGGAGAACTTTCCGGCACCGAATTCGTGGAGATGGTGAAGGGCGCGCTTCCCGCCTTCCGCTCGACCCAGCACCTCAGCACCAACCACCTCGTCATCTTCGACGAGAGCGAACCGGATGTCGCGATCTGCGCCTCGGACATGTTCGCGCAGCACTTCCTCGAGGACTCGCCGGGCGGTTCCTACTACCTGCTCCGCGCCCGCTACCGGGAGGAACTCCTGCGGACACCCGAAGGGTGGAGAATCTCGGCCATCTCGACGACGAATCGATGGGAAGACGGCAATCTGAACGCCGTCACCGAAGCGTTCGAGCGAATCCGCTCGGCCACAACAGCGGTGTGAAAACAACGCCGAAGACATGAGAAAGAGGGCAATGATGCCTACACCTGATGCGAACGTCTCCTGGCTCGTGGCCTACGTGCGGGGCGCCGACGCGAAGATCGACGCCGCCGGCGGCACCACCGAGATCTCGGCCGAGCACTTCGATGCGTATGACGACGAGACCGTGTTCTACTACGACCGCAAGGCCTTCCGGGGCAGGGCGGGGATCCAGGAGTTCATAGATCTGCTGGCACCCTTCGAGATCGAGTTCGGCGAGATCATCGACGTCTTCGGCAACGAGAAGCGCGTCACGCTCGTCATCGAGGAGACCCTTCAGCGTAAGAGTGACGGGGTGCGATTCACGTACGTCCGCACCGCCACCTACCGGATCGAAGGCGGCGTGATCAAGGAATGCTGGATCATCGACGCCCCACCCCAGGAGCTGGCGGCCTACCTCGCCGAATCGGTCGCCTAACGGGGCCGGCCTGTACATTGCAGCGACGAATTTCTAAAGTAATCACACTGCTGACCCGGGCGGGAGCGGAGGACGCATCGTGGATCTGAGAGGTCTGGAGGCCGTCGTGGCCGTCTACGAGAACGGTTCCTTCTCGGCCGCCGCTGTTGCGCTGTTTCTCTCCCAGCCCGCGCTGACACGCCGGGTCGCCCAGCTCGAGCGCGAATTGGACACGCGCCTTTTCGTTCGCACTCCGCACGGAGCGGTTATCACGCATACGGGGCGGGCGCTGATCGAGCCGGCGCGTCGAGCCATCCGGGAAGCGCAATCGATCCGAGGGGCGATCGATCGCGCACGCTCCGATACGTCCGGCAGTCTCAGCTTGGTGGGAACGACGAATCTGACCACCGGGCTCGGCAGCCTGATCGCGGGTTTCCACGAAGCCATGCCCGAAGTCGAATTTCGCCTAGCGTCCGCCAACACGACCGCCGCAGCGGTCGGCATGGTGGAGGCCGGCCTGCACGATCTCGCGATCGTGGACCTGCCCCTCGTGTCGGACAGTCTTGTCGCCCACCGCGTCGCCACCCAGGACTTTCTCGTCGTCCTGGGCCCGGGTGTGACGGAGACTCCGTCGACCATGCCCATCCCGGCCGTCACGCCAGCGATGATCGACGGCCGCACGATGGTCCATCTTCCACCCTCGCAGGTCTCCAAGCCGCGCGGCATGATCCTCTATGACATGCTGCGCATGCAGCCCACGTCTCGTATGGAAGTTTCGGACTGCAGCCTGCTGATGCCCATCTCACACTCCGGCCGGACAGTGGCAGTCGTTCCGCGTCCGGTCGCAATGATCGGCCGCGCCGAGGGACTCGACTTGGCAGTACCGCCAAAGCCGATTCAGCGCACAGTAGCGTTCGCCCGGCATCCGGGGAACGCTTCCACTGCTGTTCGGCATTTCCTTAAACTCGCGGGTGACCTTTTCCCTGCGCTGGCCTGAACGACACAGCTCACTTCCGTCTGCCTCGAACACGTGAGTTCTCTAGTGCTTCTACGGAATCTCGCCTGGGGACGTCGATGCGCGGCCGAGCAGGGTGCGAAGAGCTGTGTGCAGATGGGCTTTGACGGTGGTCTCAGAGGTGCCGAGTTCGCGCGCGATCGTGGCAGTGCTCTGTTGAAGGTAAAACGCGCGGGTCAGAGCATTGCGCACATCAAGGTCGAGTTGCGAAATGGCGGCGGCTATGTCCTCGGGGCCGGGTCCAGCGCCCTCGTTGTGTGGAGCGGGCACGGGGTTCACGGGCATTGACTTCCCAGGCGGATGAGAACCAAAGCTAAACAGCCGCCGGACGCACGTCGATTACTTGCTGGGACCCCGGGATGCCCCAGACGGTGGTGATGTCGGTGAGTTCGGTATCTGCTTGGTTCTTGCCGGCCGCGTAAGGTCGCCGGTAAGACCTGCGTCCTTCGGGTCGGGCAGGTCGTCACATCGGCGATGTTGGCAGCACGGGCGTCAGACGGGTGCTGCCCATCCGCGGGCGCCGGTGTGAGAAGGATCAAGCCGACGGATGACGTCGCGTTTCTCAGCTCTCGCTGATCGACTTCGCCGCATCGGTGATGAGCCTCGAAACCTTCACGGGTTCGGCCAGCATAGACAGGTGGGGGGCGTGACCCTCCGCGACGACGCTTCCCGCGCGCTCAGCCATCGCGCGCTGCTGTGCTTCCGGGATCACCCGGTCAACTGTGCCGACGAAGTACCAGCTCGGCAGGGTCTTCCATGCGGGGGTGCCGGTGAACGGCGTTGCCAGGGCACCCAACGTCGCAGGTGCCTGGCTGGCGGCCAGGACGTTCGATTCCGTCTTGGGGAGCGTCTCCGCGAAGATCTCGTGGAACTTGTCACGCTTGATGTAGCTGTCGTAGTCGCCCTGTGCGGCGTCGGGAGCCGGGAGCACGAAGTCGAAGACGGCGGTCGGGTCCGGCACATTGAGGAGAGACCCGGGCAAAGCGTTGGTGAGACTGGTTGCGCTCTCGCCGTCGTCAGGCGCGTAGGCGTCGATGTAAACCAGCGCCCTCACGCGGGGCGAAGCCGCCGCTGCCCCGGTGATCACAACGCCGCCGTAGGAGTGGCCCGCGAGGACCACAGGCCCCGAGGTCGCCTGCGAGATGAAATCACTCACGACCTTCGTGTCCAACGCAATGCTCCGCAGGGGATTGGGTGCCGAAAGGACGTTGTAGCCCTCAACCTGGAGGGTCGCGGCCACCGCCGCGAAGCTGGCGGAATCCGCCCATGCGCCGTGAACCAAAACGATAGTGGGCTTGCTGGAAGAAGTCATAGACCGAGTCTGAGACGCGGACGGCGCGCGCAGCCAATGCCAAACCTGCATGGCACTGATCGCAACGGCGTACTGCGCTGTTGGGAGAGGCCTGTCGGGCCCTGGTCACCGACATGCACGCTATGCATGGGACCGAAGCCACCGCAACGGAAAAGGTAGCCTTCGACCATCTTCACGCGCGGCGACGACACAGGTCCTCGTGGACGATCACCCCTCCCGACGCGGTCGACTGATTGAGAGGCAACAATGGCCAACGTCACCACCATTACCGTCCCCGTTGAGCGCATCGAGTTCATCAGCCGTAAGCCGTTTCAACAGGTGCTCGACGGCGTGCACCGGGGTCTCGGCCATCCGGACTTCGGCCAGTTCGTTCGGCACATAGCCCAACTGAACGATTGGGAGGAGTTCAAGGCGGCTGTCGCCGCGGAAGCGGGTCCTTCCGGTCTGATGGTATTCCTGGAACTCGATCTCGGTGGAGTCGTCGGAAAGGATCCCCAGGCAATCGGATTCCGTGAAGTGCGGATCATCGCGGGCAACCCGGTGACGATGGAGTCGATGGTGCGAACATCTCCCGCGGCCGGAGCGTTTGCACCGGTGACGATCCTGATCTTCGAAAGCCCCGACGGGGTGCACGTGCGCTATGACACGCTTACCAGCGCAGTCGCAAGCGAGCTCTCGGCGGAAGCGCTGGTCCACGCACGCAAGCTCGACACGAGTGTCACCGAATTGCTGAGATCGGCCGTCTGAGGACCCTCTTTCGCGGCGTCCAGCGACCTCATGTGCAGGTTAGACCTCCGACTTGCAGACCCAACGGACCGTTTTCTTCTGTATCAGTCTGTCGCAGGAACCAACGGTAAGACTGACGGGTCGGCGCCTGGGGCCCGCGTGCAGGAGGACACTCCTTGGTGTGACCCTTGGCGACGGTGTTCGACCGGGGCGGTTCAGCGCGTCGGCTCGCCGAGCACGTCGGAGATCCAGTTCTCGATCCGCTCCTGCAGCTCCGCCCACGCGAGGCCGAACGTCACACCGTGTCCGGAATGCGCGAGGGTAATGAGTTCTGCTCCGAGACCGCGCGCGAGTGAGGAGACGACGTCGGCGGGGCACAGCTCGTCCTGCTGCGCGGCGACGACGAGGGTGGGCATCGTCACCGTGCCGGTGTCGACCTCGGCGGTCCAACGCGTGGCCTCCCACACGGCTCGCGGAGACTCGGGCTGCAGCTGTGCGTAGATCTCGCCCCACTCCCTCTCGGGCGCGCCGTCGTAGAAGAGACGCTGAGCGACGGGCGGTGGAGGCGGCCCCCACGGGGCCGAGAGGTCGACCGGCAACTCGATCGTCGCACCGGCGAATTGTGACGGTACCACCGGCGTCAACAGCACGAGCGCTGCGATGGTGTCAGGATGAGCGGCAGCGTAAGCCAGGGAGGCCAGACCCCCCATACTGTGCCCGACGAGCACGGGCGCGGTGCCGGCCTGCTCCACGGCGACACCAATCTCCGTGCGCACATCCGTGATGCCGCGGTCCAGCCACGCCACAGTGTCGAGCGCTTGTGAGGTGCCGTGGTTGTACCAGTCGAGGGCCGCCGAGGAGCGGCCAGCGGCGAGGAACCAGCGCTGGCTCTGTGCCCATTGCCAAGATCCGTGTAGCCCTCCGTGAACGAACACGAGAGGGGTGCGGGCGAGAGGTTCCTCAGCACTGCATTCGGTCAATGCGACGCCGCCGACGATGCGGTTTCTGAGCTGATCGGAGTTCATGACCCAAACCTAGAGTTTCGGAGAAAGAACCGCGAGACGTAGTGGCGCTTGTCCTTCATCAATGATCGCCAGCCAAACGGAGGCCGATTCACTTCGATGCCCGGCGCTTCCGCCTGACTCATGGGCCGAGCTGGCGGTCAAATCTGCGGAACGGCCCGAGTGCAGGAGTCGAACAGGATCGCCACATGCAGGTGGGCCTGTCGAAGAGCAAAACATGGATTCGCCGACCCCTGAAGAAAACGTGGCCTAGCTGGTTGATTATGTCTGAGGCGCCGATGCAAAGATCGACGCTGCGGGCGGCACGACAGGTACCTGCGAAACACTTCGACGCGTATGACGACGAGACGGTGCTCTACTACGACCGCAAAGAGCACCGCGGCATACGCGGCATTCAGGAGTTCATTGACCTTCTCCCACCCTTCAACATGGAATTCGGAAGCATCATCGACGTCGGAAGCACCGAACGCGTCACCTTGGTAATCGAGGAACCTCTCGAGCGCGAGGCCGACGGTGCCCGCATGGATTACGTTCGCAAGCCTACGTATCGACTTGAGGGCGGCACCATCAAGGAGTGTTGGATCATCAACTTCCCGCCCCGCGATCTAAGCCACGACCATCGAGTTGTGGGGCACCTGGCGAACGATGACGGCTTATCCCAAACAACACGCGGAGCAACGGGCGCAGAAGCGCGTTACCCAGGACAGGTAACCGAATCTTGTTGAATCGAATCTCCCTGGTGCCTCGCGAGGGAATCGAAGCGTCCCACACATCGGCGCATCGCCGTCTTGTCGATGCGCCGAAGAAGCGAATCGTCCAGATGAAGCGTGGGAACGCATCTTCTCCGCTCGACCCACTGCCGCATAGGGTCCTGCTTATGCTCCATGATCAGACTTCTTTTCCTCTGCCCGAAGTTCCGGACGACCAGCGAAATGACGCCGTGGCGGCTTGGGGCGAGCCGGTCGCCGTTCGCACTTACGAGCCGGGCGAACCGGGGAAACTGCCAGCCTTCCTGGAGTCGCGCGTCTACCAGGGGTCGTCAGGGCGCGTCTACCCGCTTCCCTTCATAGAGTCCGTAAGCCACAACGCGACTGTCCACACGTGGCAAGCCGTGCACATGGAGAACGAGTACTTGCGTCTGGTCATCCTGCCAGAACTCGGTGGGCGCGTACACATTGCCATCGACAAGACCACTGGGCAGGACTTCTTCTACCGAAACGACGTAATCAAACCGGCGCTCGTCGGATTGGCTGGGCCGTGGATCTCGGGAGGAATCGAATTCAACTGGCCGCAACACCACCGGCCAGCCACCTTCCTCCCGATGGATTGGACGATCGAACGAGAACCAGATGGATCCGTCACAGTCTGGTGCTCCGACCACGACCCGTTCGCGCGTATGAAAGGGATGCACGGTATTCGCCTCCGGCCCGGCAGCGCCGTGCTGGAGGCCCGAGTCCGGTTGTTCAACCGTACGGAAGTCACCCAGACGTTCCTCTGGTGGGCGAATGTCGCCGTGCGCGTGCACGATCAGTATCAGTCCTTCTTTCCAACGGATGTGCACATTGTTGCCGATCATGCCAAACGGGCGGCAACCTCCTTCCCCGCCGCCGATCGCCCTTATTACGGCATCGACTACGCAGCTCGCGCAGACCGCAACAATCCCGACTTCGTCGCGGACGACGCTGATCGGATCGACTGGTATCGCAACATCCCGGTTCCCACCTCGTACATGTGCGTAGCAAGTGAGGATGACTTCTTTGGCGGCTATGACCACTCAACCGCGCTTGGCTTCGCGCACGTCGCCGACCACCATGTTGCTCCGGGGAAGAAACAATGGACATGGGGCAACGCTCCGTTTGGTTGGGCGTGGGACGCAAACCTCAGCGACGACCAGAGTGCATATGTGGAGCTGATGGCGGGTGTCTATACCGACAATCAGCCTGACTTCTCCTACCTTGCCCCTGGGGAAACGAAGACGTTCAGCCAGTTCTGGTTCCCGTATCACGGGATCGGCCCGCTGACGCAGGCGTCGACCGACCTGGCGCTGAGCTTGGTCGTCGTCGAAGGAGACGGGCTCGAGCGACTGGCGAAGGTTGGAGTTGCTGCGACGCGACCGCTCGATGAAGTCAACCTGCAATTGATTAATGCGGACAGCGACGTTCTGTGGAGGGGCCGTGTCACAGTTGCCCCCGGTCAGCCGGTCAGCGTAAGCGTTCCGTTCGCGGCAGCTGGAGACGTGGATTTGCTTGCCGTCGCACCCGACGGTGGGACCCTGCGGGCCACGAGCAAATACCGGGACGCCGCACCCGGTGGTTTCGAAACTGCAACTGAGCCTCCGGCGCCATCAGAGATCGACTCGATCGATGAGCTGTACCTGACTGGTGTGCACCTCGCGCAGTATCGCCACGCCACACGTTCGCCCGAGCCGTATTGGCAAGAGGCGCTGCGCCGCGACCCCGATGACTCCCGCGCTAACGTTGCAATGGCATGTGCGCGCCTTGGCGCCGGAGAATTGGACGAGGCAGAAGCTCATCTTCGCACGGCGCTCCGCCGCCAGACGCGCCGAAACCCGAACCCGGCGGACGGGGAAGCCTCATACTTGCTCGGGGTCGTCCTGGCAGAGACTGGCCGAGACCGTGAAGCTGACGATGCGTTCGCTAAGGCGGCATGGACCTACGCGTGGAGGGCACCGTCTGCGGTCGCCCGCTCCCGTATCGCCGCCCGCGCCGAGCGATGGCTCGACACACTCCGGCATGCTGAGTTCGCCGCGCGACTCGATGCCGATCACCTGCAGGCTGCAGCGATCCGAGTCATCGCGCTTCGGAAGCTCGGACGGGGTGAAGAGGCGGCCCGAGTGCTCAGCGCGGCCCGGGCCCTCGACCCGCTTGACGCGTGGCTGAGCGATCTTGCGGGCGAGGAGAATTCGACGGACGCGGGGATGCTTCGTGACCTCGCGGGCGAGTATCGATCCCTGGGACTCTCCGCAGAAGCGCTTCGAATCTTGGGCAAGGCGGCCGCCTCAGCGATCGACCGGCCCGTCGTCGGCGCAGGCGATCCGCTCGTGCTGATCCAATACGAGCGGGCGGAGCTTCTCGACGAGCTTGACCGAATTGGAGAGGCCGGCGAGGCGTTGGCGATGGCTCGCACTGTGTCGGCCGACCGCTGCTTCGCAGGGAGCCGAGATGATGCCCGACTACTCGAGCGGCGGATTGAACGTAGCGGCGACGGGCGAGCACACGCCATTCTCGGTCACTGGCTCTACTTCAACCGTCGATACGACGAGGCGGAGTTCCACCTTCGCCGGGCTGTCGAAGAAAACCCGGGTGATGCGGTTGCGCTACGAGGGCTCGGACTTGCCGCTTACAACGTCCGCGGTCGAGCGGACGAGGCTGTGCAGCTGTATCGGCGCGCGGTGGCCGCCGCGCCCGGTGACGCAAAGCTGCGCTTCGAGGCCGACCAGCTCGCGCGGCG is drawn from Leifsonia shinshuensis and contains these coding sequences:
- a CDS encoding Gfo/Idh/MocA family oxidoreductase, encoding MRPRPIRTAIIGTGMIAAVHARAVRAAGGEIVGFLGSRAGRAKHLAAQWDAAEFVDLKALLGADVDLVQVCTPNSTHVAYSKASLRSGKHVICEKPLATSVKDAEQLADLAISSNLVATVPFVYRYHPIIRELRARRIGGEFGDWNALHGSYTQDWLLHPGAGNWRVDDKAGGASRAFADIGSHWCDLVEFVSGERIASTSAVFSTAFPNRPVRSTAAFAQGQASTWWAPVRTEDIAIATFITSNGVPANVIVSQVAAGRRNRLWFELDGSKGSAAFDQENPETAWLGGLDGVRITARGTQPLSPDQSRLSYLPAGHAQGYQDCFNAFVADTFSAIRGTRPEGLPDFTDGVRATRVIDAVARSSASRAWTDVAGTA
- a CDS encoding MarR family transcriptional regulator, producing MNAPDPRDSPDPSQDLSWLAQRAADSLAESFNAVTRDAGLVDLRDWLVLALISDGGERTQGQIAAELSIDKTTLVALLDRLEAGGLINRSVSPRDRRARIPQITAKGLEVKATVAVAKEAAIDHRLSAIPAEDRAWFHMMLGRIVQGTNPDTSGGPRP
- a CDS encoding alpha/beta hydrolase; translated protein: MTSSSKPTIVLVHGAWADSASFAAVAATLQVEGYNVLSAPNPLRSIALDTKVVSDFISQATSGPVVLAGHSYGGVVITGAAAASPRVRALVYIDAYAPDDGESATSLTNALPGSLLNVPDPTAVFDFVLPAPDAAQGDYDSYIKRDKFHEIFAETLPKTESNVLAASQAPATLGALATPFTGTPAWKTLPSWYFVGTVDRVIPEAQQRAMAERAGSVVAEGHAPHLSMLAEPVKVSRLITDAAKSISES
- a CDS encoding sigma-70 family RNA polymerase sigma factor, with the protein product MPVNPVPAPHNEGAGPGPEDIAAAISQLDLDVRNALTRAFYLQQSTATIARELGTSETTVKAHLHTALRTLLGRASTSPGEIP
- a CDS encoding nuclear transport factor 2 family protein, translated to MDDISNRLRRLEDRQAIVDVVVRYCVAVDSRDWDLYAECFAATVRTDSGELSGTEFVEMVKGALPAFRSTQHLSTNHLVIFDESEPDVAICASDMFAQHFLEDSPGGSYYLLRARYREELLRTPEGWRISAISTTNRWEDGNLNAVTEAFERIRSATTAV
- a CDS encoding GMC oxidoreductase, with amino-acid sequence MDVLIVGSGPAGSMYARTIGELTPHARILMVEAGPSVPGIRGDHTQNMTDDERSAVQLLTQGPDAGLQRDAALIDIAEGLDPSLEFRQTILPGLHFVDSQPALRPGDVGLPAASMSTGVGGMGIHWGASTPRPHQSERIPFIPRAEMDAALLHAEDVLGVTKQTPPGRGLPGRIYAAMAAEFDGPGLTPVGFMPNAIRWEGGRLTFSGTGTILGDIEKTVPGFELRPETLCRRVLVDDDGVAVGAQLRDLSSGEVYTVRAARVIVCADGLRTPQVLFASGIRPDALGHYLNEHYQMASFVQLSDEFDPARFDRDPTRLGNVLIPFSDARPMQGGVMALAGSPYALPLGADAAASRLGIVAWYAAKDIRFEDAVVFSDTETDHYGMPKMTIQYSRTERDLMTIAQMRENSLRSAALIGTLNEQPTLAAGGSSLHYQGTVRMGAFDDGNSVCDAQLKVWGIENLYLGGNGVIPTATAANPTLTMLALAWRAATEVATSLADEFSSAAHAAR
- a CDS encoding DUF302 domain-containing protein — translated: MANVTTITVPVERIEFISRKPFQQVLDGVHRGLGHPDFGQFVRHIAQLNDWEEFKAAVAAEAGPSGLMVFLELDLGGVVGKDPQAIGFREVRIIAGNPVTMESMVRTSPAAGAFAPVTILIFESPDGVHVRYDTLTSAVASELSAEALVHARKLDTSVTELLRSAV
- a CDS encoding LysR family transcriptional regulator, translating into MDLRGLEAVVAVYENGSFSAAAVALFLSQPALTRRVAQLERELDTRLFVRTPHGAVITHTGRALIEPARRAIREAQSIRGAIDRARSDTSGSLSLVGTTNLTTGLGSLIAGFHEAMPEVEFRLASANTTAAAVGMVEAGLHDLAIVDLPLVSDSLVAHRVATQDFLVVLGPGVTETPSTMPIPAVTPAMIDGRTMVHLPPSQVSKPRGMILYDMLRMQPTSRMEVSDCSLLMPISHSGRTVAVVPRPVAMIGRAEGLDLAVPPKPIQRTVAFARHPGNASTAVRHFLKLAGDLFPALA
- a CDS encoding alpha/beta fold hydrolase, with product MNSDQLRNRIVGGVALTECSAEEPLARTPLVFVHGGLHGSWQWAQSQRWFLAAGRSSAALDWYNHGTSQALDTVAWLDRGITDVRTEIGVAVEQAGTAPVLVGHSMGGLASLAYAAAHPDTIAALVLLTPVVPSQFAGATIELPVDLSAPWGPPPPPVAQRLFYDGAPEREWGEIYAQLQPESPRAVWEATRWTAEVDTGTVTMPTLVVAAQQDELCPADVVSSLARGLGAELITLAHSGHGVTFGLAWAELQERIENWISDVLGEPTR
- a CDS encoding alpha/beta hydrolase, encoding MRFLHKLSVCSATILGTMKPHTRSRRIKVAAVAAAIAGLLAVAIPAQVSSAAVATKHAATASSTTKPTIVLVHGAWADASSFAPETAALQAAGYTVLAAPNPLRGLETDTKAVADFIQQRTTGPVVLVGHSYGGMVITGAALADPDVKALVYIDAFAPDNNENAQTLTNASPGSLLNVADPSTVFNVVLPIPDAQQADWDSYIRTDKFKSVFAASLPSAVTDVLAAGQSPVTFGALGTPFVGTPAWKTIPSWFVIGTADRLLPPAEQRLMAQRAHGTVTEVNAPHLSMLAKPLQVTKVILDAAHSVH